One window of the Burkholderia sp. FERM BP-3421 genome contains the following:
- a CDS encoding GNAT family N-acetyltransferase, whose amino-acid sequence MILCDATLEAAEEIAAVHVASWQAAYRELLPAAFLAALSIERRAQGWRALLRDGRTRVVLARAQDGALAGWVSFGANRDEDLDAAWGEIEALYVRPDAWRQGVGARLAARACAALRDAGYTRVSLWVLEGNAQAIAFYRRLGFAPDGASAPVAIGGAHLVQVRYGMELAGVMEGRPAADD is encoded by the coding sequence ATGATTCTCTGCGACGCTACCCTCGAAGCGGCGGAGGAGATCGCCGCGGTGCATGTCGCGTCGTGGCAGGCGGCCTACCGGGAACTGTTGCCGGCCGCGTTCCTGGCCGCGTTGTCGATCGAGCGGCGCGCGCAGGGATGGCGCGCGCTGCTGCGCGACGGCCGTACGCGCGTCGTGCTCGCGCGGGCGCAGGATGGCGCGCTCGCGGGCTGGGTGTCGTTCGGCGCGAACCGCGACGAGGACCTGGACGCAGCCTGGGGCGAAATCGAGGCGCTGTACGTGCGGCCGGACGCGTGGCGGCAAGGCGTCGGCGCACGTCTCGCGGCACGGGCGTGCGCGGCGCTGCGCGACGCCGGCTATACGCGTGTGTCGCTGTGGGTGCTGGAGGGCAACGCGCAGGCGATCGCGTTCTATCGCCGATTGGGTTTCGCGCCCGACGGCGCATCGGCGCCGGTTGCGATCGGCGGCGCGCACCTCGTCCAGGTGCGGTATGGCATGGAATTGGCGGGTGTCATGGAAGGGCGGCCGGCGGCGGATGATTGA
- a CDS encoding GNAT family N-acetyltransferase, translating to MHIRTEDPAQPEIAALLERGEAESARLYPAESNHHLPLDALRAAHVRFHVARDAHGHAIGTGALVLHGAWAEVKRIWVEPHTRGRSLSKAILHALEADARRHGVRVLRLETGIHSHAALRLYRTAGFVERPPFADYRPDRLSVFMEKHL from the coding sequence ATGCACATCCGAACCGAGGATCCGGCGCAACCCGAGATCGCCGCGCTGCTCGAACGCGGCGAAGCGGAATCCGCGCGCCTGTATCCGGCGGAAAGCAACCACCACCTCCCGCTCGACGCGCTGCGCGCCGCCCACGTCCGCTTCCACGTCGCGCGCGACGCCCACGGCCACGCGATCGGCACCGGCGCGCTCGTGCTGCATGGCGCATGGGCCGAGGTCAAACGGATCTGGGTGGAGCCGCATACGCGCGGCCGGAGCCTGTCGAAGGCGATCCTGCATGCGCTGGAGGCCGATGCCCGCCGGCACGGCGTGCGCGTGCTGCGGCTCGAAACCGGCATCCACAGCCATGCCGCGCTGCGGCTCTATCGCACGGCGGGCTTCGTCGAACGCCCGCCGTTCGCCGACTACCGGCCCGACCGGCTCAGCGTCTTCATGGAAAAACACCTGTAG
- a CDS encoding VOC family protein, with the protein MQLLDHVSIGVPDLDAARPFYDAIMAALGADKVYDRADALGYGARCNARDTASTCLAVYLDPAIVGASRRHWCFKAATRAQVDAFFAAGLATGGRSDGEPGPRAHYHDSYYAAFLFDPAGNRVEAVCHAGRE; encoded by the coding sequence ATGCAGCTTCTCGATCATGTGTCGATCGGCGTCCCCGATCTCGATGCGGCCCGGCCGTTCTACGACGCGATCATGGCCGCGCTCGGGGCGGACAAGGTCTACGATCGCGCCGACGCCTTGGGCTACGGCGCGCGTTGCAATGCGCGCGACACCGCATCGACCTGTCTTGCCGTTTATCTGGATCCGGCCATCGTCGGCGCGAGCCGGCGGCATTGGTGCTTCAAGGCGGCGACCCGCGCGCAGGTCGATGCGTTCTTCGCGGCGGGCCTCGCCACGGGCGGGCGCTCGGACGGCGAACCGGGCCCGCGCGCGCACTATCACGACAGCTATTACGCGGCGTTCCTGTTCGATCCCGCCGGCAACCGGGTGGAAGCCGTGTGCCATGCCGGGCGGGAATGA